In Paramisgurnus dabryanus chromosome 14, PD_genome_1.1, whole genome shotgun sequence, one genomic interval encodes:
- the pfkfb2b gene encoding 6-phosphofructo-2-kinase/fructose-2,6-bisphosphatase 2 isoform X1, with protein sequence MSALSQQDSGPAGSAELRKSEPKGKEKKCSWASYMTNSPTMIVMIGLPARGKTYMSKKLTRYLNWIGVPTKVFNLGVYRREAVKAYKSYDFFRHDNEEAMKIRKHCALVALQDVKIYLNEEGGQIAVFDATNTTRERRDLILNFVEENAYKVFFVESVCDDPEVIAANIMEVKVSSPDYPEAHRERVMDDFLKRIECYKVTYQPLDPDEYDKDLSFIKVMNVGRRYLVNRIQDYIQSKIVYYLMNIHVHSHSIYLCRHGESEHNVQGRIGGDSELSPRGRQYASALREFIEEHKLSDLKVWTSQLRRTIQTAEELRVPYEQWKILNEIDAGVCEEMTYEMIKNSYPEEYALRDQDKYHYRYPGGESYQDLVQRLEPVIMELERQGDVLVICHQAVMRCLLAYFLDKSGDDLPYIKCPLHSVMKLTPVAYGCKVEMFNMNVEAVNTHQDRPLERVRQESTPLLLRRNSYTPLSTHDQVKRPRLYSAGNQPWLPLAPSPTTLHFPDMPEGALLLQQSQSHAGANHLTSCVKDSTLAAQMNLMTVSASE encoded by the exons ATGTCTGCGTTGTCGCAGCAGGATTCTGGTCCAGCCGGTTCTGCTGAATTGAGGAAATCAGAACCAAAAGGAAAAGAGAAGAAATGCT CATGGGCCTCTTATATGACCAACTCCCCTACCATGATCGTCATGATTGGCCTGCCTGCGAGAGGCAAAACGTACATGTCTAAAAAACTCACACGCTACCTCAACTGGATAGGAGTTCCCACCAAGG TGTTTAACCTCGGTGTGTACCGGAGGGAAGCCGTCAAAGCATACAAGTCTTATGACTTTTTTAGACATGACAACGAAGAGGCCATGAAGATACGAAA ACACTGTGCCTTAGTGGCCCTGCAAGATGTAAAAATCTACCTGAATGAGGAAGGCGGGCAAATAGCT GTTTTCGATGCCACAAACACAACTCGGGAGAGGAGAGATCTCATATTGAACTTTGTGGAGGAGAATGCATACAAG GTGTTTTTTGTGGAATCAGTTTGTGATGACCCAGAGGTTATTGCTGCTAACATCATG GAAGTGAAAGTTTCGAGTCCAGATTATCCAGAGGCACACAGAGAGAGAGTCATGGATGATTTCCTGAAACGCATCGAATGTTATAAGGTCACTTACCAACCTCTAGATCCTGATGAATATGACAA AGATCTCTCTTTCATTAAGGTGATGAATGTGGGCCGCCGGTACTTGGTAAACCGGATTCAGGACTACATTCAAAGTAAGATTGTCTACTACCTCATGAACATCCACGTACACTCGCACTCCATCTACCTGTGCCGACATGGAGAGAGCGAGCACAACGTCCAGGGCCGTATTGGGGGGGACTCTGAACTCTCTCCCAGAGGGAGACAG tatgCAAGTGCCTTGCGTGAATTCATTGAGGAGCACAAGCTGTCTGATTTAAAGGTTTGGACCAGCCAGTTGAGAAGAACCATCCAGACAGCCGAAGAGCTGAGAGTTCCCTATGAACAGTGGAAAATCCTAAATGAGATAGATGCT GGTGTGTGTGAGGAGATGACCTATGAAATGATCAAGAACTCATACCCTGAAGAGTACGCACTTAGGGACCAGGACAAGTATCACTACAGATATCCAGGAGGAGAG TCGTATCAGGACCTGGTTCAGAGGCTGGAGCCTGTCATTATGGAGCTTGAGAGACAGGGCGATGTACTTGTCATCTGCCATCAGGCTGTAATGCGCTGTCTGCTGGCCTATTTTTTGGACAAGAGTGGAG ATGATCTTCCTTACATAAAATGTCCCCTTCATAGTGTCATGAAGCTCACTCCTGTTGCCTACG GTTGCAAAGTGGAGATGTTTAATATGAATGTGGAGGCAGTCAACACGCATCAAGACCGACCACTG GAGAGAGTCAGGCAAGAATCCACCCCTCTGCTGCTGAGGCGGAATAGTTACACGCCCCTCTCCACTCATGACCAGGTTAAAAGGCCTCGCCTCTACAGTGCCGGCAATCAGCCCTGGCTGCCCCTCGCCCCTTCCCCTACCACCCTGCACTTCCCTGACATGCCAGAAGGGGCGCTGCTGCTTCAGCAAAGCCAA TCTCATGCAGGAGCCAATCATCT gaCATCTTGTGTGAAGGACTCTACTTTGGCGGCACAGATGAATTTAATGACCGTTTCCGCTTCTGAGTGA
- the phtf1 gene encoding putative homeodomain transcription factor 1 yields the protein MAGIAWYQKKIGAYDQQIWEKSLEQTELKGFGNKPKKTGHIKPDLIDVDLVRGSTFSKAKPESPWTALTRKGLVRVLFFPFFFQWWIQVTSKCISTCILVLYFLQVAGAVLYFEVPAACASEVVGPLCLMLLLGTVHCQIVSTETSRSPDNSPISSRTASPVRRKRQRKSRKSKRSEDEGSKGRGVVDLKPWLLEDNHRLYRTEKRLISPRSPRYGASDDLSSEEEGADEADLHRDRLFSSAPPKYAPALRSRLHNVPTNHLPPQAQPQGNFNGTPGLAREVEHLRPSEGSHPASDTDDMLWEELLQDPDSASTGSSDSGEEPHSHSHSFPMPSITLTSDDEDEALPQHQFSWLQACHPSKDRVSAIFWEQGECKKADMSVLEISGIILSRVKVVEQGMGYLLFGTLVTACLVLLPYCFRLAQKLDVVSRSSVTLEQLLALAIGSRSVVSYAFFIITTVERAVLAGLFFFMLCVAERTYKQRLLFAKLFSHLTSARKAKKSEIPHFRLKKVQNIKMWLSLRSFLKRRGPQRSVDVIVSSIFLLALSIAFIICAQLLHSHHTFLDSETNWELMVWCASLMVFLLRLATLGAETNRKYSNASVLLTEQINLYLKMEKKPNKKDELNIVNNVLRLATKLLKELDAPFRLLGLTVNPLIYNITRVVILSAISAVVSDLLGFNIRLWKIKT from the exons ATGGCAGGAATAGCATGGTACCAGAAAAAG ATTGGCGCTTATGATCAGCAGATTTGGGAAAAATCACTGGAACAAACTGAACTCAAG GGTTTTGGAAACAAACCTAAAAAGACCGGCCATATCAAACCAGACCTTATTGATGTTGACCTAGTAAGAG GTTCCACGTTTAGCAAGGCCAAACCGGAGAGTCCTTGGACCGCTCTGACCCGTAAAGGCCTGGTCAGGGTCCTcttctttccttttttctttcaGTGGTGGATCCAAGTTACATCTAAATGTATCTCCACCTGCATCTTGGTTCTGTACTTTCTTCAAG TGGCAGGAGCTGTATTGTATTTTGAGGTACCAGCAGCCTGTGCCAGTGAGGTGGTGGGACCATTATGCCTCATGCTATTGTTGGGTACAGTGCACTGCCAAATAGTGTCCACAGAAACCTCCAGAAGTCCAGATAACAGTCCCATCTCCAGCCGTACAGCCAGTCCTGTTCGCCGGAAAAG ACAGAGGAAAAGCAGAAAATCGAAGAGATCAGAGGATGAGGGAAGCAAAGGAAGGGGGGTGGTAGATCTCAAGCCTTGGCTACTTGAAGACAACCATCGGCTCTACAGAACAGAGAAGAGACTg ATCTCACCAAGGAGTCCTCGATATGGGGCTTCTGATGATCTCTCCAGTGAGGAAGAGGGGGCAGATGAAGCAGATCTTCACCGAGACAGGCTTTTCTCATCGGCACCTCCCAAATACGCACCAGCGTTAAGGAGTAGACTCCACAATGTCCCCACGAACCACCTGCCACCGCAGGCCCAACCTCAG GGAAACTTTAATGGCACCCCAGGATTGGCACGTGAAGTCGAGCATCTGCGGCCATCAGAGGGTTCACATCCGGCCTCAGATACTGATGACATGTTATGGGAAGAGCTTCTGCAGGATCCTGACTCCGCCTCCACAGGAAGCAGTGACAGTGGGGAGGAGCCTCACAGTCATAGCCATTCCTTTCCTATGCCCAGCATAACTCTAACTAGTGATGATGAGGATGAAGCCTTACCTCAG CACCAGTTTTCTTGGCTGCAAGCATGTCATCCCTCTAAAGACCGAGTCAGTGCCATTTTTTGGGAGCAGGGAGAATGCAAGAAAGCAGACATGTCCGTGCTGGAGATCAGTGGTATCATTCTCAGCAGA GTGAAGGTAGTCGAACAGGGAATGGGATATCTTCTCTTCGGCACCCTGGTCACGGCTTGCCTGGTTCTGCTGCCCTACTGCTTTAGGCTGGCACAGAAACTTGATGTTGTCAGTCGCAGTTCTGTTACTCTTGAGCAGCTTTTGGCATTGGCCATTGGGTCACGTAGTGTCGTATCATATGCGTTCTTCATCATCACCACAGTGGAGAGAGCGGTCCTCGCTGGACtcttcttttttatgttgtgtgTGGCTGAGAGGACATATAAACAG CGCCTTCTGTTTGCGAAACTCTTCAGCCATCTCACGTCGGCACGTAAAGCCAAAAAATCTGAGATTCCTCACTTTCGACTGAAGAAAGTACAAAACATTAAGATGTGGCTTTCACTGCGATCATTCCTGAAG AGACGAGGGCCTCAGCGGTCAGTTGATGTCATTGTATCATCAATTTTTCTGCTGGCGTTGTCCATTGCCTTCATCATCTGTGCCCAG CTTCTACACAGTCATCACACTTTTCTTGACTCCGAAACCAACTGGGAGCTAATGGTCTGGTGTGCTTCCCTCATGGTTTTCCTGCTAAGACTGGCTACCCTAGGGGCAGAGACCAACCGAAAGTACAGCAACGCTTCTGTGCTCCTAACTGAACAG ATAAACTTATATCTTAAGATGGAGAAAAAACCCAACAAAAAGGATGAGCTGAACATAGTGAACAATGTGTTGAGGCTGGCCACAAAGTTGTTGAAA GAATTAGATGCTCCATTTCGTCTGCTAGGCCTGACGGTAAACCCGCTCATCTACAATATAACAAGAGTGGTCATTCTTTCAGCCATTTCAGCTGTGGTCAGCGATTTACTGGGGTTCAACATCCGG ctCTGGAAGATCAAAACCTAA
- the pfkfb2b gene encoding 6-phosphofructo-2-kinase/fructose-2,6-bisphosphatase 2 isoform X2: MSALSQQDSGPAGSAELRKSEPKGKEKKCSWASYMTNSPTMIVMIGLPARGKTYMSKKLTRYLNWIGVPTKVFNLGVYRREAVKAYKSYDFFRHDNEEAMKIRKHCALVALQDVKIYLNEEGGQIAVFDATNTTRERRDLILNFVEENAYKVFFVESVCDDPEVIAANIMEVKVSSPDYPEAHRERVMDDFLKRIECYKVTYQPLDPDEYDKDLSFIKVMNVGRRYLVNRIQDYIQSKIVYYLMNIHVHSHSIYLCRHGESEHNVQGRIGGDSELSPRGRQYASALREFIEEHKLSDLKVWTSQLRRTIQTAEELRVPYEQWKILNEIDAGVCEEMTYEMIKNSYPEEYALRDQDKYHYRYPGGESYQDLVQRLEPVIMELERQGDVLVICHQAVMRCLLAYFLDKSGDDLPYIKCPLHSVMKLTPVAYGCKVEMFNMNVEAVNTHQDRPLVERVRQESTPLLLRRNSYTPLSTHDQVKRPRLYSAGNQPWLPLAPSPTTLHFPDMPEGALLLQQSQDILCEGLYFGGTDEFNDRFRF, encoded by the exons ATGTCTGCGTTGTCGCAGCAGGATTCTGGTCCAGCCGGTTCTGCTGAATTGAGGAAATCAGAACCAAAAGGAAAAGAGAAGAAATGCT CATGGGCCTCTTATATGACCAACTCCCCTACCATGATCGTCATGATTGGCCTGCCTGCGAGAGGCAAAACGTACATGTCTAAAAAACTCACACGCTACCTCAACTGGATAGGAGTTCCCACCAAGG TGTTTAACCTCGGTGTGTACCGGAGGGAAGCCGTCAAAGCATACAAGTCTTATGACTTTTTTAGACATGACAACGAAGAGGCCATGAAGATACGAAA ACACTGTGCCTTAGTGGCCCTGCAAGATGTAAAAATCTACCTGAATGAGGAAGGCGGGCAAATAGCT GTTTTCGATGCCACAAACACAACTCGGGAGAGGAGAGATCTCATATTGAACTTTGTGGAGGAGAATGCATACAAG GTGTTTTTTGTGGAATCAGTTTGTGATGACCCAGAGGTTATTGCTGCTAACATCATG GAAGTGAAAGTTTCGAGTCCAGATTATCCAGAGGCACACAGAGAGAGAGTCATGGATGATTTCCTGAAACGCATCGAATGTTATAAGGTCACTTACCAACCTCTAGATCCTGATGAATATGACAA AGATCTCTCTTTCATTAAGGTGATGAATGTGGGCCGCCGGTACTTGGTAAACCGGATTCAGGACTACATTCAAAGTAAGATTGTCTACTACCTCATGAACATCCACGTACACTCGCACTCCATCTACCTGTGCCGACATGGAGAGAGCGAGCACAACGTCCAGGGCCGTATTGGGGGGGACTCTGAACTCTCTCCCAGAGGGAGACAG tatgCAAGTGCCTTGCGTGAATTCATTGAGGAGCACAAGCTGTCTGATTTAAAGGTTTGGACCAGCCAGTTGAGAAGAACCATCCAGACAGCCGAAGAGCTGAGAGTTCCCTATGAACAGTGGAAAATCCTAAATGAGATAGATGCT GGTGTGTGTGAGGAGATGACCTATGAAATGATCAAGAACTCATACCCTGAAGAGTACGCACTTAGGGACCAGGACAAGTATCACTACAGATATCCAGGAGGAGAG TCGTATCAGGACCTGGTTCAGAGGCTGGAGCCTGTCATTATGGAGCTTGAGAGACAGGGCGATGTACTTGTCATCTGCCATCAGGCTGTAATGCGCTGTCTGCTGGCCTATTTTTTGGACAAGAGTGGAG ATGATCTTCCTTACATAAAATGTCCCCTTCATAGTGTCATGAAGCTCACTCCTGTTGCCTACG GTTGCAAAGTGGAGATGTTTAATATGAATGTGGAGGCAGTCAACACGCATCAAGACCGACCACTGGT GGAGAGAGTCAGGCAAGAATCCACCCCTCTGCTGCTGAGGCGGAATAGTTACACGCCCCTCTCCACTCATGACCAGGTTAAAAGGCCTCGCCTCTACAGTGCCGGCAATCAGCCCTGGCTGCCCCTCGCCCCTTCCCCTACCACCCTGCACTTCCCTGACATGCCAGAAGGGGCGCTGCTGCTTCAGCAAAGCCAA gaCATCTTGTGTGAAGGACTCTACTTTGGCGGCACAGATGAATTTAATGACCGTTTCCGCTTCTGA
- the pfkfb2b gene encoding 6-phosphofructo-2-kinase/fructose-2,6-bisphosphatase 2 isoform X4 — protein MSALSQQDSGPAGSAELRKSEPKGKEKKCSWASYMTNSPTMIVMIGLPARGKTYMSKKLTRYLNWIGVPTKVFNLGVYRREAVKAYKSYDFFRHDNEEAMKIRKHCALVALQDVKIYLNEEGGQIAVFDATNTTRERRDLILNFVEENAYKVFFVESVCDDPEVIAANIMEVKVSSPDYPEAHRERVMDDFLKRIECYKVTYQPLDPDEYDKDLSFIKVMNVGRRYLVNRIQDYIQSKIVYYLMNIHVHSHSIYLCRHGESEHNVQGRIGGDSELSPRGRQYASALREFIEEHKLSDLKVWTSQLRRTIQTAEELRVPYEQWKILNEIDAGVCEEMTYEMIKNSYPEEYALRDQDKYHYRYPGGESYQDLVQRLEPVIMELERQGDVLVICHQAVMRCLLAYFLDKSGDDLPYIKCPLHSVMKLTPVAYGCKVEMFNMNVEAVNTHQDRPLDILCEGLYFGGTDEFNDRFRF, from the exons ATGTCTGCGTTGTCGCAGCAGGATTCTGGTCCAGCCGGTTCTGCTGAATTGAGGAAATCAGAACCAAAAGGAAAAGAGAAGAAATGCT CATGGGCCTCTTATATGACCAACTCCCCTACCATGATCGTCATGATTGGCCTGCCTGCGAGAGGCAAAACGTACATGTCTAAAAAACTCACACGCTACCTCAACTGGATAGGAGTTCCCACCAAGG TGTTTAACCTCGGTGTGTACCGGAGGGAAGCCGTCAAAGCATACAAGTCTTATGACTTTTTTAGACATGACAACGAAGAGGCCATGAAGATACGAAA ACACTGTGCCTTAGTGGCCCTGCAAGATGTAAAAATCTACCTGAATGAGGAAGGCGGGCAAATAGCT GTTTTCGATGCCACAAACACAACTCGGGAGAGGAGAGATCTCATATTGAACTTTGTGGAGGAGAATGCATACAAG GTGTTTTTTGTGGAATCAGTTTGTGATGACCCAGAGGTTATTGCTGCTAACATCATG GAAGTGAAAGTTTCGAGTCCAGATTATCCAGAGGCACACAGAGAGAGAGTCATGGATGATTTCCTGAAACGCATCGAATGTTATAAGGTCACTTACCAACCTCTAGATCCTGATGAATATGACAA AGATCTCTCTTTCATTAAGGTGATGAATGTGGGCCGCCGGTACTTGGTAAACCGGATTCAGGACTACATTCAAAGTAAGATTGTCTACTACCTCATGAACATCCACGTACACTCGCACTCCATCTACCTGTGCCGACATGGAGAGAGCGAGCACAACGTCCAGGGCCGTATTGGGGGGGACTCTGAACTCTCTCCCAGAGGGAGACAG tatgCAAGTGCCTTGCGTGAATTCATTGAGGAGCACAAGCTGTCTGATTTAAAGGTTTGGACCAGCCAGTTGAGAAGAACCATCCAGACAGCCGAAGAGCTGAGAGTTCCCTATGAACAGTGGAAAATCCTAAATGAGATAGATGCT GGTGTGTGTGAGGAGATGACCTATGAAATGATCAAGAACTCATACCCTGAAGAGTACGCACTTAGGGACCAGGACAAGTATCACTACAGATATCCAGGAGGAGAG TCGTATCAGGACCTGGTTCAGAGGCTGGAGCCTGTCATTATGGAGCTTGAGAGACAGGGCGATGTACTTGTCATCTGCCATCAGGCTGTAATGCGCTGTCTGCTGGCCTATTTTTTGGACAAGAGTGGAG ATGATCTTCCTTACATAAAATGTCCCCTTCATAGTGTCATGAAGCTCACTCCTGTTGCCTACG GTTGCAAAGTGGAGATGTTTAATATGAATGTGGAGGCAGTCAACACGCATCAAGACCGACCACTG gaCATCTTGTGTGAAGGACTCTACTTTGGCGGCACAGATGAATTTAATGACCGTTTCCGCTTCTGA
- the pfkfb2b gene encoding 6-phosphofructo-2-kinase/fructose-2,6-bisphosphatase 2 isoform X3, whose amino-acid sequence MSALSQQDSGPAGSAELRKSEPKGKEKKCSWASYMTNSPTMIVMIGLPARGKTYMSKKLTRYLNWIGVPTKVFNLGVYRREAVKAYKSYDFFRHDNEEAMKIRKHCALVALQDVKIYLNEEGGQIAVFDATNTTRERRDLILNFVEENAYKVFFVESVCDDPEVIAANIMEVKVSSPDYPEAHRERVMDDFLKRIECYKVTYQPLDPDEYDKDLSFIKVMNVGRRYLVNRIQDYIQSKIVYYLMNIHVHSHSIYLCRHGESEHNVQGRIGGDSELSPRGRQYASALREFIEEHKLSDLKVWTSQLRRTIQTAEELRVPYEQWKILNEIDAGVCEEMTYEMIKNSYPEEYALRDQDKYHYRYPGGESYQDLVQRLEPVIMELERQGDVLVICHQAVMRCLLAYFLDKSGDDLPYIKCPLHSVMKLTPVAYGCKVEMFNMNVEAVNTHQDRPLSHAGANHLTSCVKDSTLAAQMNLMTVSASE is encoded by the exons ATGTCTGCGTTGTCGCAGCAGGATTCTGGTCCAGCCGGTTCTGCTGAATTGAGGAAATCAGAACCAAAAGGAAAAGAGAAGAAATGCT CATGGGCCTCTTATATGACCAACTCCCCTACCATGATCGTCATGATTGGCCTGCCTGCGAGAGGCAAAACGTACATGTCTAAAAAACTCACACGCTACCTCAACTGGATAGGAGTTCCCACCAAGG TGTTTAACCTCGGTGTGTACCGGAGGGAAGCCGTCAAAGCATACAAGTCTTATGACTTTTTTAGACATGACAACGAAGAGGCCATGAAGATACGAAA ACACTGTGCCTTAGTGGCCCTGCAAGATGTAAAAATCTACCTGAATGAGGAAGGCGGGCAAATAGCT GTTTTCGATGCCACAAACACAACTCGGGAGAGGAGAGATCTCATATTGAACTTTGTGGAGGAGAATGCATACAAG GTGTTTTTTGTGGAATCAGTTTGTGATGACCCAGAGGTTATTGCTGCTAACATCATG GAAGTGAAAGTTTCGAGTCCAGATTATCCAGAGGCACACAGAGAGAGAGTCATGGATGATTTCCTGAAACGCATCGAATGTTATAAGGTCACTTACCAACCTCTAGATCCTGATGAATATGACAA AGATCTCTCTTTCATTAAGGTGATGAATGTGGGCCGCCGGTACTTGGTAAACCGGATTCAGGACTACATTCAAAGTAAGATTGTCTACTACCTCATGAACATCCACGTACACTCGCACTCCATCTACCTGTGCCGACATGGAGAGAGCGAGCACAACGTCCAGGGCCGTATTGGGGGGGACTCTGAACTCTCTCCCAGAGGGAGACAG tatgCAAGTGCCTTGCGTGAATTCATTGAGGAGCACAAGCTGTCTGATTTAAAGGTTTGGACCAGCCAGTTGAGAAGAACCATCCAGACAGCCGAAGAGCTGAGAGTTCCCTATGAACAGTGGAAAATCCTAAATGAGATAGATGCT GGTGTGTGTGAGGAGATGACCTATGAAATGATCAAGAACTCATACCCTGAAGAGTACGCACTTAGGGACCAGGACAAGTATCACTACAGATATCCAGGAGGAGAG TCGTATCAGGACCTGGTTCAGAGGCTGGAGCCTGTCATTATGGAGCTTGAGAGACAGGGCGATGTACTTGTCATCTGCCATCAGGCTGTAATGCGCTGTCTGCTGGCCTATTTTTTGGACAAGAGTGGAG ATGATCTTCCTTACATAAAATGTCCCCTTCATAGTGTCATGAAGCTCACTCCTGTTGCCTACG GTTGCAAAGTGGAGATGTTTAATATGAATGTGGAGGCAGTCAACACGCATCAAGACCGACCACTG TCTCATGCAGGAGCCAATCATCT gaCATCTTGTGTGAAGGACTCTACTTTGGCGGCACAGATGAATTTAATGACCGTTTCCGCTTCTGAGTGA